The proteins below come from a single Benincasa hispida cultivar B227 chromosome 4, ASM972705v1, whole genome shotgun sequence genomic window:
- the LOC120075881 gene encoding 40S ribosomal protein S25 has protein sequence MAPKKDKAPPPSSKPAKSGGGKQKKKKWSKGKQKEKVNNMVLFDQGTYDKLLSEVPKYKLVTPSILSDRLRINGSLARRAIKDLMARGSIRMISAHPSQQIYTRATNT, from the exons ATG GCGCCGAAGAAGGACAAGGCTCCTCCACCGTCTTCCAAGCCGGCTAAATCTGGCGGAGGAAAGCAGAAGAAGAAG AAATGGAGTAAGGGTAAGCAAAAGGAGAAGGTGAACAACATGGTTTTGTTTGATCAGGGAACTTATGATAAGCTCCTTTCTGAAGTTCCCAAGTACAAGCTAGTCACTCCGTCTATCCTTTCTGATAGATTGAGG ATCAATGGATCACTAGCACGAAGAGCAATTAAGGATTTGATGGCACGAGGTTCGATCAGAATGATATCGGCTCACCCGAGTCAGCAGATCTACACCAGAGCAACCAACACCTAA